A genome region from Euphorbia lathyris chromosome 4, ddEupLath1.1, whole genome shotgun sequence includes the following:
- the LOC136225436 gene encoding anthocyanidin 3-O-glucosyltransferase 7-like, whose protein sequence is MSIKTNHKHVAALAFPFASHPKTLMDLLLKISNSAPHILFSFFNTKNSNDSLLSDLHLPSNINIYNVEDGVPMGYRFTGAPHEQVNLFLNAAPEILTSRIETVVAETGMKISCIISDAFLTFSGEIADKFDASWIALWVAFPTSLSAHFYTEIIRKKCATEKIGKDEELDFVPGLSLLRVKDLPPDVFAVGERESVFSKELSQIGERFPKATAVVINCFEELVPEVTNNDLKSKFKNYLNLCFISMTLPPPPQLPESDSDTTGCLSWLDKQPCKSVAYIAFGTKATLPEKELKALAEALEFSKIPFLWSLKENLKEKLANGFVERTSKQGKIVAWTQQTLVLAHDSVAVFISHAGYNSVCESIVYGVPMICRAVFGDQMMMARMVEVGWEIGVTFKDGVITKNGLLNILEMFFHDDDGKVKKMIENLHELKKIVLMAALPSGSAARDFTKLMELISIG, encoded by the exons ATGTCAATTAAAACCAATCATAAACATGTAGCAGCTCTTGCCTTCCCATTTGCCAGCCACCCTAAAACTCTGATGGATCTTTTGCTTAAAATCTCAAATTCAGCTCCTcacattcttttttctttcttcaacaCTAAAAATTCCAATGATTCCTTGCTTTCCGATCTTCACTTACCATCTAATATCAATATTTACAATGTGGAAGACGGTGTTCCCATGGGTTACCGGTTCACCGGGGCACCTCATGAGCAAGTTAATCTTTTCTTGAATGCTGCTCCTGAAATATTAACTAGCAGAATTGAAACGGTGGTTGCAGAAACAGGAATGAAGATCAGTTGTATTATAAGTGATGCTTTCTTGACGTTTTCCGGTGAGATAGCAGACAAGTTTGATGCTTCTTGGATTGCTCTTTGGGTGGCTTTCCCTACTTCTCTCTCTGCTCACTTCTACACTGAAATTATTCGCAAAAAATGTGCAACTGAAAAAATAG GCAAAGATGAAGAATTGGATTTTGTTCCTGGTTTATCTTTGTTGCGTGTGAAAGATTTACCGCCTGACGTTTTTGCGGTCGGTGAGAGAGAATCAGTTTTTTCAAAAGAACTGTCTCAGATTGGAGAAAGGTTTCCGAAAGCTACTGCTGTTGTTATAAATTGCTTCGAAGAACTGGTTCCTGAGGTCACAAACAATGATCTGAAATCTAAATTCAAGAATTACTtaaatttatgttttatttcaatGACTTTGCCTCCACCTCCACAGCTACCAGAATCAGATTCTGATACCACAGGTTGCCTGTCATGGCTAGACAAGCAACCATGTAAATCAGTAGCATATATTGCTTTCGGAACAAAGGCAACATTACCAGAGAAAGAGCTGAAAGCCTTAGCTGAAGCTCTTGAATTTAGCAAGATTCCATTTTTATGGTCTCTTAAGGAAaacttaaaagaaaaattagCAAATGGGTTTGTTGAAAGAACAAGCAAACAAGGAAAAATAGTGGCATGGACACAGCAAACCTTGGTTTTAGCTCATGATTCAGTAGCTGTTTTTATAAGCCATGCCGGGTATAACTCCGTATGTGAGAGCATTGTTTATGGTGTACCGATGATTTGTCGAGCAGTTTTCGGAGATCAGATGATGATGGCTCGAATGGTGGAGGTTGGATGGGAAATAGGTGTAACATTTAAAGATGGAGTTATTACTAAAAATGGGTTGTTAAATATTTTAGAGATGTTCTTCCATGATGATGATGGAAAAGTTAAGAAGATGATAGAAAATCTCCATGAACTGAAAAAGATTGTTTTAATGGCTGCCTTGCCTAGTGGGTCTGCTGCTAGAGATTTCACCAAGTTGATGGAACTAATTTCTATAGGTTGA